GGCTTGACCTTCATGGTGTGAGGTTCTCCGGGTCAGTGCCGGCACCCCGGGAAGGGGGTGAGGCAAGATCTACTTGTATCGGTAGACGATCCGGCCACGCGTCAGGTCGTAGGGAGACAGCTCCACCACTACCCGGTCATCGGGCAGGATTCGGATGTAGTGCATCCGCATCTTGCCGCTGATGTGCGCGAGGACCTTGTGACCGTTCTGGAGCTCCACCTTGAACATGGCGTTCGGGAGAGACTCGATCACGGTGCCCTCAATTTCGATGGCACCTTGCTTCTTGGCCACGCTTCGCCCTTCGAATCGGCTACCTTGGTCGATTCTGGACCGCCGCATGTGGACACACGGGTACACCAGAGCCGACGAGTCAGTCTACGGCAGGGCTCCCGAAAAGACGAATCCGTTGAGTTTGCCCACGACGGGAGATCATCAACCCCCCGATCCCCCGAACGAGCCGGAGCCGCCTTGCTACCCCAGCGGGACTGATCCTCCCCACGCCCCGCTCGCGGGCTCGGCGCCAGGGCGCCTCACAAGCTTCGCGAGGCTGCGCCGGACTCCGTCCGGCCGTCACCCCAGCGGGTCCGGCGCCGCCGTGACGCCCAGCTCCGCCAGCTTCGCCTTGCCCCCGTCGACCGCGGTCAGGACGATCGGGCCGTCCTCCGTCAGGGCGATCGAGTGCTCCCAGTGCGAGGACCAGGTGCCGTCGGTCGTGATGACCGTCCACTCGTCCTCAAGCACCTCGGTGTGCGGGGTGCCGAGCGAGACCATCGGCTCGATCGCCAGGCAGAAGCCGGGGACCAGCTTCGGGCCCTTGCCGCGCTTGCGCGCGACGTAGTTCAGCAGATGCGGCTCCATGTGCATCTGGCTGCCGATGCCGTGGCCGCCGTAGTCCTCGACGATGCCGTACTTGCCGCCGCCCGGCTTCGGCTGGCGGCGGATGTACGTCTCGATCGCCCGTGACACGTCGACCAGCCGGTTACCGAGCCGCATCGCGGCGATCCCCGCCCACATCGACTCCCGCGTCACACGGGACAGCTCGATCAGCTCCGGTGCGTGACCCTCGCCGACGAACGCGGTGAAGGCCGCGTCACCGTGCCAGCCGTCCACGATCGCGCCGGCGTCGATCGAGATGATGTCGCCGTCCTTCAGCACGGTCTTGGTGTCCGGGATCCCGTGCACCACCACCTCGTTGACCGAGGTGCAGATCGTCGCGGGGAACCCGCCGTAGCCAAGGAAGTTGGGCTTCGCGCCGTGGTCGGCGAGGACCTTGCGCGCGACCTCGTCCAGGTCCTTCGTGGTGGCGCCGGGCACCGCGGCCTCGCCGGTGGCCGCGTGGATCGCGGCCACGACCAGTCCCGCCTCACGCATCTTCGCGATCTGCTCGCGGGTCTTGATCTCCACCATGACGGCGGCCTGCCTCACTCGGTCGATGAATCGCTGTCGTCCCGGCGGCGTCCGCCGGGACATCTACGGTAGTGCCCGGACAGCAGTACGGCCGTGGTGCCCCTCGGGGCGCCCCGGCCGTATCACTGTGCCGTGCTGTGTGGTGCGGGTGGTGCGGGTCCTGCGGTGGTACGGGTACCGCGGGTGGTGGGTGAACCGGACCGGCCTAGGCCGCCCGGCCGCCCTCCTCGAGGGCCGCCATCGCGCGCTTGGTCACCTCGGCGACCTTGCCCAGCGCGGAGATGGTGACCACGAGCCCCTGCTCCCGGTAGTGGTCGATGATCGGCTCGGTCTGCGTGTGGTAGACCTCCAGCCGGGTGCGGACCGTCTCCTCGGAGTCGTCGTCCCGCTGGTACAGCTCGCCGCCGCAGTCGTCACAGACACCCGGCTTCTTGGGCGGGCTGTACGTGACGTGGAAGACATGCGAACTGTCGTTGCGGCAGACGCGCCGACCGGCGATCCGCTTGACCACCTCGTCCTCGTCGACCTCCAGGTCCAGCACGGCGTCCAGGTGCAACCCGTCGGCCGTGAGCGCCTTGTCGAGCGCCTCGGCCTGGAAGACGTTGCGGGGAAAGCCGTCCAGAAGGAAGCCGTTCTCGGCGTCCGGCTGCGCCATCCGATCCAGCGCCATCGCGATGGTGACCTCGTCGGGAACCAGGTTCCCGGCGTCCATGAAGCTCTTCGCCTGCCTGCCGAGGTCGGTGCCCTGGCTGATGTTGGCGCGGAAGAGGTCACCGGTGGAGATGTGTGGAATGGACAGGTTCTTGGCGAGGTACGCAGCCTGCGTTCCCTTGCCGGCACCGGGCGGTCCGACGAGGACGATTCGCATCAGCGGAGGAACCCTTCGTAATTACGCTGCTGGAGCTGGCTCTCGATCTGCTTCACGGTCTCCAGACCCACACCCACGATGATCAGGATGCTTGTCCCGCCGAACGGGAAGTTCTGGTTCGCGCCGCCGAAGCCTGCCAACGCCATCGTTGGGACAAGAGCGATCAACCCCAGGTACAGCGAGCCCGGCCAAGTGATCCGGTTGAGTACGTAACTCAGATACTCGGCAGTAGGTCGACCTGCCCGGATGCCCGGGATGAAGCCACCATACTTCTTCATGTTGTCCGCTACTTCTTCGGGGTTGAACGTGATGGCCACGTAGAAGAAGGCGAAGAACACGACCAGCACGAAGTAGGTCGCGATGTAGTACGGATGGTCACCCTTGATGAAGTGGGCTTCGATCCATGTCTTCCAGCCGGACTGCGAACTGGAGAACTGCGCGATCAGCGCCGGGATGTAGAGCAGCGACGACGCGAAGATGACGGGAATCACACCCGCCTGGTTGACCTTGAGCGGAATGTACGTGGACGTACCGCCGTAGGACCTGCGTCCGATCATCCGCTTCGCATACTGGACGGGGATCCGGCGCTGCGCCTGCTCGACGAAGACGACGAGACCCACCATCACGAAGCCGATCAGGATGACCGTGCCGAACTCGATCCAGCCCTGAGCGAGCTTGCCGCTCTCCTTGATGGCCCACAGCGCGCCCGGGAAACCGGCGGCGATGGAGATGAACATCAGGATGGACATGCCGTTGCCGATGCCCTTGTCGGTGATCATCTCACCGAGCCACATGACGGCGGCCGTACCGGCGGTCATCGTGATGACCATCGTGACGGTGATGAAGATCGACTGGTCCGGAACGATCTCCGAGGCGACCGGGCAGCCGCTGAACAGCGCGCCGCTGCGAGCGGTGGCCACCAGGCCGGTGCCCTGGAGCACGGCGAGGGCCACTGTCAGGTATCGGGTGTACTGAGTGATCTTGGCCTGGCCGGACTGCCCTTCCTTCTTGAGGGCTTCGAGTCGGGGGATGACCACAGTCAGCAGCTGCAGGATGATGCTTGCCGTGATGTACGGCATGATGCCGAGCGCGAAGATCGTAATCTGCAGCAGCGCTCCGCCGCTGAACATGTTCACCAAGCCGAACAGGCTGTTATTGCCCTTCTGGGCTGCGTCGACGCACGTCTGTACGTTCTCGTAGCTGACGCCCGGTACGGGGATATGTGCCCCGAACCGGTACAGCACGATGATGAACAGCGTGAAGAGCAGCTTCTTGCGCAGGTCGGGCGTCTTGAACGCCCGGGCGAACGCGGTGAGCACGGTGCCTCCTGCGACCCCCGCGCTCGCGCGTCAAGGGTGACGGTCTTGAGGATCGACGGATACATATCAGGCAAAAAGCCACGCGACCACCCCTGCGGAGAGACCGCGTGGCTCGGGGTCCGGGGGCGGACCCCCGGGTTCAATACAGCAACAGTGCACGCCACCTTACCGGCGTACCTGCCCCCCTAGGAACGACCAACCGGGGATGCCCCTTATGAGAGGCATCCCCGGTTGGGTG
This window of the Streptomyces niveus genome carries:
- the map gene encoding type I methionyl aminopeptidase, giving the protein MVEIKTREQIAKMREAGLVVAAIHAATGEAAVPGATTKDLDEVARKVLADHGAKPNFLGYGGFPATICTSVNEVVVHGIPDTKTVLKDGDIISIDAGAIVDGWHGDAAFTAFVGEGHAPELIELSRVTRESMWAGIAAMRLGNRLVDVSRAIETYIRRQPKPGGGKYGIVEDYGGHGIGSQMHMEPHLLNYVARKRGKGPKLVPGFCLAIEPMVSLGTPHTEVLEDEWTVITTDGTWSSHWEHSIALTEDGPIVLTAVDGGKAKLAELGVTAAPDPLG
- the infA gene encoding translation initiation factor IF-1, whose amino-acid sequence is MAKKQGAIEIEGTVIESLPNAMFKVELQNGHKVLAHISGKMRMHYIRILPDDRVVVELSPYDLTRGRIVYRYK
- a CDS encoding adenylate kinase, with the translated sequence MRIVLVGPPGAGKGTQAAYLAKNLSIPHISTGDLFRANISQGTDLGRQAKSFMDAGNLVPDEVTIAMALDRMAQPDAENGFLLDGFPRNVFQAEALDKALTADGLHLDAVLDLEVDEDEVVKRIAGRRVCRNDSSHVFHVTYSPPKKPGVCDDCGGELYQRDDDSEETVRTRLEVYHTQTEPIIDHYREQGLVVTISALGKVAEVTKRAMAALEEGGRAA
- the secY gene encoding preprotein translocase subunit SecY; amino-acid sequence: MLTAFARAFKTPDLRKKLLFTLFIIVLYRFGAHIPVPGVSYENVQTCVDAAQKGNNSLFGLVNMFSGGALLQITIFALGIMPYITASIILQLLTVVIPRLEALKKEGQSGQAKITQYTRYLTVALAVLQGTGLVATARSGALFSGCPVASEIVPDQSIFITVTMVITMTAGTAAVMWLGEMITDKGIGNGMSILMFISIAAGFPGALWAIKESGKLAQGWIEFGTVILIGFVMVGLVVFVEQAQRRIPVQYAKRMIGRRSYGGTSTYIPLKVNQAGVIPVIFASSLLYIPALIAQFSSSQSGWKTWIEAHFIKGDHPYYIATYFVLVVFFAFFYVAITFNPEEVADNMKKYGGFIPGIRAGRPTAEYLSYVLNRITWPGSLYLGLIALVPTMALAGFGGANQNFPFGGTSILIIVGVGLETVKQIESQLQQRNYEGFLR